In a genomic window of Macaca nemestrina isolate mMacNem1 unplaced genomic scaffold, mMacNem.hap1 Scaffold_173, whole genome shotgun sequence:
- the LOC139361321 gene encoding serine protease 27-like, with protein sequence MRRPAAVPLLLLLCFGSQVAKAATACGHTRMLNRMVGGQDAQEGEWPWQVSIQRNGSHFCGGSLIAERWVLTAAHCFPNTSEMSLYQVLLGARQLVQPGPHAVYARVRRVESNPLYEGMASSADVALVELEEPVSFTNYILPVRLPDPSVIFETGMNCWVTGWGSSSEQDRLPNPRILQKLAVPIIDTPKCNLLYSKDAEFGYQPKTIKNDMLCAGFEEGKKDA encoded by the exons ATGAGGCGTCCCGCTGCGGTGccgctcctgctgctgctgtgttTTG GGTCTCAGGTGGCCAAGGCAGCAACAG CCTGTGGGCACACCAGGATGCTGAACCGAATGGTGGGCGGGCAGGACGCGCAGGAGGGCGAGTGGCCCTGGCAAGTCAGCATCCAGCGCAACGGAAGCCACTTCTGCGGGGGCAGCCTCATCGCGGAGCGGTGGGTCCTGACGGCCGCGCACTGCTTCCCCAA CACCTCTGAGATGTCCCTGTACCAGGTCCTGCTGGGGGCAAGGCAGCTAGTGCAGCCAGGGCCGCACGCTGTGTATGCCCGGGTGAGGCGGGTGGAGAGCAACCCCCTGTACGAGGGCATGGCCTCCAGTGCCGACGTGGCCCTCGTGGAGCTGGAGGAACCAGTGTCCTTCACCAATTACATCCTCCCCGTGCGCCTGCCCGACCCCTCGGTGATCTTTGAGACGGGCATGAACTGCTGGGTCACTGGCTGGGGCAGCTCCAGTGAACAAG ACCGCCTGCCCAACCCGCGGATCCTGCAGAAACTCGCTGTGCCCATCATTGACACGCCCAAGTGCAACCTGCTCTACAGCAAAGACGCCGAATTTGGCTATCAACCTAAAACCATCAAGAATGACATGCTGTGCGCCGGCTTTGAGGAGGGCAAGAAGGACGCCTGA
- the LOC139361319 gene encoding serine protease 27-like, which translates to MRRPAAVPLLLLLCFGSQVAKAATACGHTRMLNRMVGGQDAQEGEWPWQVSIQRNGSHFCGGSLIAERWVLTAAHCFPNTSEMSLYQVLLGARQLVQPGPHAVYARVRRVESNPLYEGMASSADVALVELEEPVSFTNYILPVRLPDPSVIFETGMNCWVTGWGSSSEQDRLPNPRILQKLAVPIIDTPKCNLLYSKDAEFGYQPKTIKNDMLCAGFEEGKKDA; encoded by the exons GGTCTCAGGTGGCCAAGGCAGCAACAG CCTGTGGGCACACCAGGATGCTGAACCGAATGGTGGGCGGGCAGGACGCGCAGGAGGGCGAGTGGCCCTGGCAAGTCAGCATCCAGCGCAACGGAAGCCACTTCTGCGGGGGCAGCCTCATCGCGGAGCGGTGGGTCCTGACGGCCGCGCACTGCTTCCCCAA CACCTCTGAGATGTCCCTGTACCAGGTCCTGCTGGGGGCAAGGCAGCTAGTGCAGCCAGGGCCGCACGCTGTGTATGCCCGGGTGAGGCGGGTGGAGAGCAACCCCCTGTACGAGGGCATGGCCTCCAGTGCCGACGTGGCCCTCGTGGAGCTGGAGGAACCAGTGTCCTTCACCAATTACATCCTCCCCGTGCGCCTGCCCGACCCCTCGGTGATCTTTGAGACGGGCATGAACTGCTGGGTCACTGGCTGGGGCAGCTCCAGTGAACAAG ACCGCCTGCCCAACCCGCGGATCCTGCAGAAACTCGCTGTGCCCATCATTGACACGCCCAAGTGCAACCTGCTCTACAGCAAAGACGCCGAATTTGGCTATCAACCTAAAACCATCAAGAATGACATGCTGTGCGCCGGCTTTGAGGAGGGCAAGAAGGACGCCTGA